TTTATGCCGCATTTTTAATTGCGGACAAATATGACTTTGACGTAAAAGAATTAATTTTTGAAAAATTAAAAAGCAACGAACTGAAATACCCTATTGATCGATCCAGGGGTTCAAATAAAAAATACACCGAGCTTTAATTAAACCCAGAATAATACATTTAAGATCGTCATGATGGTATAATTGGCAATAAAAGGAGGGCTTTTGATAAGGAGCCTTTGTTGTCATATGCTGACGAATCAAATAAAATGCAAAGAATTCATTTTGAAGCCATTTTTGATGGTAATAGAATCTCTATTGGATCATTTGAGAGAATATCTTATCAAGCTTACTTTTTGCTTGTCTTCCTCTCCACTATGTACTCCGGCCTGCCTTTGACTTCATCAAAAATACTTCCGAGATATTGTCCGAGCAAACCTATACTCAACAATTGTATGCCGCCAAAAAATACAATGGTTATCAGCAAGGAGGACCAGCCTCCCACGACTTGATGGTAGTAATACTTCGACACCAAAACATAGGCCACCAAACCAAGACCCACAAAAACACAAAACAGTCCGATGTTCGTCGCCAATTGCAAGGGTTTTTTTGAAAAATACGTCATTCCTCTCAAAGCAAAACTGATCATTTTCCACCAAGAGAAATGGGTATGTCCGGCAAATCGGGCTTCCCTTTCGTAATGAAATGGAATTTGCTTGTAACCCACCCAACTCACCAACCCTCGGATGTATTTGTTTTTTTCTTTGAGTCCATTAAACTGTTCAATGACGCGTCTGCTGATCAGTCGAAAATCTCCCGTGTCCAGTGGTAGAGCCACCTCAGAAATACGGTTGAGAAGTCGGTAATAAATTTCCGCCGTTGTTTTTTTAAACCAACTTTCTCCGGATCTTTTTAGGCGAACGCCATACACCACATCTGCATTCTCTTTAAGGGCCAGCTCCAACATATCCGGTATTTTTTCCGGCGGATCCTGAAGATCTGCATCAAGGATGATTGCATAATCCCCTTTGCATTCATGAATTCCTGCTGAAATTGCGGGTTGATGGCCAAAATTTCTTGAAAAATGCAATACCGTAACTGAGTCATCCGCTGCCGCTATATGATCCAGAATCGAAGCAGTCTGATCCATGCTTCCGTCATTGATAAATACAAGGTCAAGCTGAAGACCGAAACTGTCTTTAAGTGCTCTGATCCTCCTATAGGTTTCTGGGATGACCTTTTCCTCATTGTGACATGGGATGATCAGAGACACTAGTCCGGTATAGGACATTATTGACAGTTTCGTTTAGAGACGATAAATCTTATTTTATGCCAAACGCTTTGCGCAGGGGCTTGACCATATCAAGTTTCTCCCAGGTAAAGAGTTCTACTTTCATTTTTTTAACCTTTCCTTCCGGAGAGACAAAGGTTTTTTCCACCACTTGATTTTCACGACCCATGTGGCCATAGGCTGCAGTTTCACGGTAGATTGGATTGCGCAATTTAAGTCTTTGTTCGATGGCAAAAGGTCTCAAATCAAACATTTTTTCGATCTTCTTTGCAATCGCGCCATCCGACATTTTCAATTTTGAGCTTCCAAAGGTATTGATGTACAAACCACAGGGCTTTGCAACTCCGATTGCATAAGATACTTGCACCAGCACTTCGGAACAAATGCCAGCTGCTACCATGTTCTTGGCAATGTGACGGGTGGCATACGCCGCAGAACGATCCACTTTGGACGGATCTTTTCCGGAAAAAGCTCCGCCGCCATGCGCTCCTTTGCCACCATAAGTGTCCACAATGATTTTTCGACCTGTTAATCCCGTATCTCCATGAGGACCACCAATCACGAACTTCCCGGTAGGGTTTATATGGTAGGTGATATATTCATTAAATAATTTCTGTATGCTTGTGGGCAATCTTCTTTTCACCCGAGGAATCAGGATGGTCTTTACATCTTCGGCAATTTTACCCAACATCTGTTTGTCTGCCCTGTCCTGTGCATTGACCGCTTTGCCTGGTTTGACAAATTCATCGTGTTGGGTAGAAATTACAATACTGTCAATTCTTTGGGGTCTGTTGTCATCGCTGTACTCGATGGTTACCTGACTTTTTGCATCTGGTCTCAAATAGGTCATCTGCCTTCCATCTTTTCTGATCTTTGCCAATTCCTCTAATAGCATGTGCGCAATGGTTAATGGCAATGGCATGAAATTGGCTGTTTCATTGTTGGCATAGCCAAACATCATGCCCTGATCTCCCGCTCCCTGATCTATTTTCTTCTTCCGGTCCACTCCTCGGTTGATATCAGCAGACTGTTCGTGAATGGCAGAAAGAATTCCACAACTGTTGGCCTCAAACATGTATTCACTTTTCGTATATCCGATGTCTTCAATCACTCCTCTGACAATTTTATGAATGTCGAGGTAGGTTTTGGTTTTTACCTCACCTGCAACGACCACTTGACCTGTGGTAACAAGGGTCTCACACGCCACTTTGGACTCTTTGTCAAAAGCGAGAAAATGATCAATCAATGCATCCGAAATTTGATCTGCAACTTTGTCTGGGTGTCCCTCTGATACGGACTCTGATGTAAATAAGTAAGCCATTTTTTTAAAATAAGGCTGCAAATATATTGCTTTTATTTAATTTAGCCCTTACACCTTCCGTTTATCCGCCTAGTCGATGTATTCTATGATTTGAAGAAACCGAAGATAGAGACTGATTTCAATGGTGAGGTTTCTGATGCTTTGCTCGCTTTGCGGACTAACCATATTGGTTCTTGGGTCAATAAATCGGACTCCCCGAACCCAGATTTGTCTGGATATATCCGGTGCTACGTTGACTTCCAATCCGCCCATGGTAAATTTTCCAAATTCAATTTCAGTTCCGACCCTGACATTGAAACCATAGTTAAATTTTTGGACGAAAGGCTCATATTGCTGATAAAAAAATTGCATTTGTTTTTTGGCCGTATATTCCGTCCTGATCCCAATACCGTAATAAGCTTTGAGCTGTTGCTTTAGAAAAAATTTTTTCATGCCGGCTTCCAAAGCAATGTTATGAAATTTCATCCCAAAAAAACCGCCCGGAAAATCATTGCCGTGAATATCAAAAAAACGCAGTACGCGCTCGCCTGAACCTCGGATATGATACCCCAATTGCCCATAAATCACGTTTCCTCCCTCTGATTCAAAATCGATCCCAAGTGCTCCATGGTGCGCGAGTACAGGACTTCTGCCACCACTCCCTCCTTGCCATCTTTGGGTGGCCAAACCTGTACCCCCCTTTATGGTATATCCATACTTTTGTGCCGTCGCCAATAACGGGATACAAATAGCGATAAGGAAAAGTTTTTTTCTCATACGCACAAAACTAATCGTTAAAAATTTCTGATTTAAAAATCTTTTAAGGTCATCAATTGTTTAACCCATTCACAAAATAATCAAAATGGACTTAAATCAATTGCTCTCAAAGTATTTACCAGATGAAACCCTGGCCAATCTGGCTTCTCAAGCTGGTATTCAAGATCAACACCAAGGTATTGCTGCCGCGAAAAGTATTATGACCACGCTGATGCAAGGCATGTCCAACAACAGTGCATCCTCTGAAGGGGCCGGTAGTTTGCTCAATGCTTTGGATAAAAATCACGACGGTAGTATTTTGGACAACCTCGCCGGTTTTATAAATATGGGCAATTCTGTTCCATCAACTCCGGCTTTTAACGCCGGCGGAATCCTGGGTCATATTCTTGGTTTTAAACAACAAAATGTAGCCAATGGCATCAGCCAGGTTTTTAAGTTGGATCTACCGACAGTCCTAAAGCTAATGGGACTGATCGCACCGGTGGTAATGGGATTGTTGGGAAAAGCAAAATCTGCACAGCAAATCAATCCGGCCAATGTTCAGCAAGTGCTCGGTCAGACAGTACAACAAACACAACAACAAAACAGTGGCTATGGTATTTTTGGAAAATTACTTGATTCCAACAATGATGGCAAAATTTCAGATGATCTTCTCAAAATGGGAATGAATCTTCTTCTGAAGAGGTAGTTTGTTTTTATTACTTTACCACCAACAGTCTGTAGAATATTTTCACACAAATTTTATTTCAGAAAGAGTTGAGTTAACCAAGAAAGACATCAAAGCCTTTGATTTGAGTCTTTTTAATTCCAATGGCGATTCTTAAAAGAATTGGTTAGGTTTGCATCTTGGATGGCAGGATCCTGCGAATTAAACAAACAGGTGGTCTAATCCATCCTTTAGATTATGTCAAGAAAACAAGCCATCCTGTTTTCTCCCCATTTGCTTGCATTTGCAGTATTTTTCTATTTGTGCCTGCGTTTTGAAACTTTGTCTGGTCTTTCTTCTCATTGCTTGAATTCTTTCAAATCGTCAGCAACCTGTGGTCTGTCCATTGATAAATTGGTTATTGGCGATTGTGAATATGGTGTCCGAACAAATAATCAATCCAAATTCATCCTTGCAGTTTTTCTGAGCTGGACCAACCCGCCTACCAATTCCTTGATAGAAGTTAAAGTCAACGGCCAAACCAAATTATTCGATCCATTTGAAAAAGCATGTCCTCCTTATGTACAGTTTATACTAGACCCCGATGGAAGTAATCAAATGGTAGAGGCATATTTCACAGGATCTGGCTGTTTGGCCAATCCTGTACAACTTAATTTTCCGGGTCCTTGTGATCCTCCGGTTTGTTCAGGAGTCCAAACGCTGGGTGGTAAGGTTTTTCAGGATTTTAACAACAATGGGACACAAGAAAGTTCTGAAATAGGAATTCCAAATATTGAAGTCAGGATTTACGATGACAGCAAAAATTTACTGAGTTCTACCAGCTCAAAAACTAACGGATATTGGGCCATTCAAAACCTGCCGATTGGAAGGAAAGTGAGAGTAGAATATCAGGTTTCTCAAGATCTTTATGATTCTAATCCGGGACCGGATAATAAAACCAGAACTCAAAAAACGCAGGTCGGTGATTGTAGAGCAGATTTGGGCATTTTTTCCAGGCAGAACCTAATTGAAGAAAATCCATGGAT
This window of the Saprospiraceae bacterium genome carries:
- a CDS encoding glycosyltransferase family 2 protein; the encoded protein is MSYTGLVSLIIPCHNEEKVIPETYRRIRALKDSFGLQLDLVFINDGSMDQTASILDHIAAADDSVTVLHFSRNFGHQPAISAGIHECKGDYAIILDADLQDPPEKIPDMLELALKENADVVYGVRLKRSGESWFKKTTAEIYYRLLNRISEVALPLDTGDFRLISRRVIEQFNGLKEKNKYIRGLVSWVGYKQIPFHYEREARFAGHTHFSWWKMISFALRGMTYFSKKPLQLATNIGLFCVFVGLGLVAYVLVSKYYYHQVVGGWSSLLITIVFFGGIQLLSIGLLGQYLGSIFDEVKGRPEYIVERKTSKK
- a CDS encoding DUF937 domain-containing protein → MDLNQLLSKYLPDETLANLASQAGIQDQHQGIAAAKSIMTTLMQGMSNNSASSEGAGSLLNALDKNHDGSILDNLAGFINMGNSVPSTPAFNAGGILGHILGFKQQNVANGISQVFKLDLPTVLKLMGLIAPVVMGLLGKAKSAQQINPANVQQVLGQTVQQTQQQNSGYGIFGKLLDSNNDGKISDDLLKMGMNLLLKR
- a CDS encoding methionine adenosyltransferase; this translates as MAYLFTSESVSEGHPDKVADQISDALIDHFLAFDKESKVACETLVTTGQVVVAGEVKTKTYLDIHKIVRGVIEDIGYTKSEYMFEANSCGILSAIHEQSADINRGVDRKKKIDQGAGDQGMMFGYANNETANFMPLPLTIAHMLLEELAKIRKDGRQMTYLRPDAKSQVTIEYSDDNRPQRIDSIVISTQHDEFVKPGKAVNAQDRADKQMLGKIAEDVKTILIPRVKRRLPTSIQKLFNEYITYHINPTGKFVIGGPHGDTGLTGRKIIVDTYGGKGAHGGGAFSGKDPSKVDRSAAYATRHIAKNMVAAGICSEVLVQVSYAIGVAKPCGLYINTFGSSKLKMSDGAIAKKIEKMFDLRPFAIEQRLKLRNPIYRETAAYGHMGRENQVVEKTFVSPEGKVKKMKVELFTWEKLDMVKPLRKAFGIK